The DNA segment GGCGAAACCCGTCCATTGCAACCCGACGGCGATAAATACCAAGCCTAAGTAAGCGCTGGTGGAATGGGATAAAGCTCGTTTAATATCAATTTGCGCGATCGCTACCAACGAAGCACCAATCGCTGTCATTGTGCCAATCGCCACCAAAGTTGCCGAAGCTACCGGCGAAAGGATTAAGATTGGCTGGAGTTTTAGCAGCACATAAGCACCGCAAGCCACCACGACCGAGTTTCGCAAGATTGAAGCGGGGTTCGGTCCTTCCATCGCCTCATCTAGCCAAAGATGCAGCGGGAATTGGGCACATTTTCCCACAGGCCCAGCAATCAATGCCAATCCTAATAACGTGGATGTTAAGGGCGATAAGGTAGCCGTTTCCGTCCACTCATATAAATCGGGAAAATCTAAGGTTCCGGCTAAAGTCGATAGTGCTACCACCCCCATCAACAGCAAGATGTCTCCCACCCGTTTCGTTAAGAAGGCATCTCGCGCTGCCGTTACTACTAGGGGCTGAGCATACCAGAACCCTACCAGTAAATAGGTAGAAAGGGTCAGCACTTCCAAGAGGGCATAGGTGAGAAGCAAAGAGTCGCTAATTGCTAAGCCACTCATCGCCCCTTCAAAAAATCCCATCAAGGCAAAGAAGCGAGCTAATGCCCAGTCTTTTTCCATATATCCCAGAGCAAACAGTTGGGCGAGGAGACTTAAACCCGTCACTAGCTCCATTGCCCCAACGCTCACCGCTGAGATATCCACGGCAAATGTCAGGTCTAAATCTGCCACCTGTAGCCAGTGAAACACCAGCTTTTGAGGCTCTTGGTTCCAGGTATTTCTGAAGACAATCGTGCCGTGTACAAACGCCAAGATAGTCATCAACAAGTTAAAGTAAGCCGCTGGTCGCGGGCCTGTCCGACGAATATATCCAGTTGACCACGGCAGGGTCAGAATTGCCCCCAGTAATCCATAGAAAGGCACCCACCAACTTGTCTGGGTGAGAAACTCTGTCATATTAGAAAGCCCTTGCTATTTTCTTCATCAATCAACTTGCTTACTAAGAGGCACCTGGAAGTAGTTTCCAGGCAACCAATGGCGGTCTATGTAAACGTCAGATTAATAGGTTTATTTTTTTTTCAGCATGACGTTTTTTTGCTGTAAATTAACACTTAGGAACTCCAAAAATTATTTATACTCATCTCAATCTCTCCTGATAGCTGTTAAAAACATCGGTATGTTTACCTACTATACCTGTGTTTATAAAGCAAATTTGAAAAACTTATACTTTTAAAAGCTTGGGCTTAGTCCGTGTCTAGTTTCGACACGGACTAAGCCCTGTGAAAGTCTCCAAATTTTATTGAAAAGCCCCCACAGCGCGGTTTACAGGCGATAATCCTGTAAAGTATTCAAAAGTAATAAAGAAATTATAAAACATAAGGAAGCATTCCAGAAACGGATAAGCTTTTATTGAGGAGAGACGCCATTTTAACGACCGTTAAGTTTTCTTAAACTATTTAATATAAAAATATCATAATAGTTTATATTGTCAAGTAAGCCTCGCTTCTCTATGCTTAATGATGCGAGGCTAAGCGATAGTTCTTTAGCTGAAATAATGGGTATCCTCGTCCAAATTTTACGGGAAGTACAAACTAAGACGAGTAGAGGTCCCTGTAGGTAGGAGATAATAGATGCCAATTGCGGTTGGAATGATTGAGACAAAAGGCTTTCCAGCGATCGTAGAAGCTGCGGATGCGATGGTTAAAGCGGCTCGGGTTACACTGGTAGGCTATGAAAAAATAGGCAGTGCGCGGGTAACGGTAATTGTTCGGGGGGATGTCTCTGAGGTGCAGGCGTCAGTGTCCGCTGGAGTGGATGCAGCCAAGCGTGTGAATGGCGGAGAGGTTCTTTCCACTCACATCATTGCGCGTCCTCATGAGAACCTGGAGTATGTGCTACCGATTCGGTACACGGAAGTTGTCGAACAGTTCCGGACTTAAGTAGGGTCAAGACGCCAGCAGCGAGCCGGTGGCGGTGTTGTTCGCCTCCGATTCGGTCGTGTCTTAGCTCGAACCCCTTAAAAGTCCAAACTTTTCACGTCAAAACACTTAAATTTAGCGAAGGAAGAACTGATGGCAATTGCAGTTGGAATGATTGAGACACTAGGCTTTCCTGCCGTTGTGGAAGCTGCTGATGCGATGGTAAAAGCTGCCCGCGTCACGCTAGTGGGTTATGAAAAAATCGGCAGCGGTCGCGTTACCGTGATCGTGCGGGGAGATGTCTCGGAAGTACAGGCTTCGGTATCAGCGGGCGTTGATTCCGTGAAGCGAGTGAATGGCGGTCAAGTATTGTCTACTCACATTATTGCGCGTCCCCACGAGAACCTGGAGTACGTTCTGCCCATTCGTTACACAGAAGCTGTTGAACAATTCCGCGAAAGTGTCAGTGGCATTCGTCCTTTCAACAGGCCGTAAAATTAGGTCATGGGTAAGGGGTAATGGGTCATCGGTAATGGGAAAAGACCTTTTTACCAATTACCTTTTTCCCTTTTTCCCAAATTACCGAAAATGCAAATTGCCAAAGTTCGTGGCACGGTTGTTAGTACCCACAAAGAACCTAGCCTTCGGGGCGTTAAGCTGCTGCTGTTGCAATTCATCGATGAAGAGGGGCAGCTTCTACCCCAATATGAGGTAGCTGGCGATCAGGTCGGTGCTGGTATAGATGAGTGGGTTCTGGTAAGCCGTGGGAGTGCTGCCCGGATTGTAGATGGTAGCGAAAAGCGTCCTCTCGATGCGATGGTGGTGGCGATTATTGACACAGTCAGTGTCAATAATCGCCTCCTGTACAGCAAGAAAGAACAATATCGTTAGTTACTTTGTTCAGTTAGTGAGGTTTAGAGATATGGCAGCCCGCAGCTTTGCGGCTCCCCCGACCCCTTGGTCAAAAAGTTTGGCGGAACCGAGAATTGATGCAAGCGCTTACGTACATTCTTTTTCCAACATTATTGGAGATGTACGGATTGGCCCTCAAGTATTAGTTGCACCGGGAACTTCGATCCGAGCTGATGAAGGAGCGCCATTCTACATCGGTGAAGGCACGAATATCCAAGATGGTGTCGTGGTTCACGGTTTGGAAAAAGGTCGAGTCGTTGGAGATGACAATCAGGAATACTCGGTATGGGTCGGGAAGAATGCTTCCTTAACCCATCTGTCTTTGATTCACGGCCCCGCTTATATTGGGGATAATTGCTTTATTGGCTTCCGCTCTACGGTATTTAACGCCAGGGTGGGCAAAGGCTGTATTGTGATGATGCACGCCTTGATTCAGGATGTAGAGATTCCTCCAGGAAAGTATGTACCTTCGGGAGCGGTGATTACCAATCAGCAGCAAGCTGACCGCTTATCGGATGTGCAAACACAAGATACCGAATTTAGCCGTCATGTCGTTGGGATTAATGAGGCGCTAAGAGCTGGCTATTTGTGTGCTGGAGATAATGCGTGTATTACACCCATTCGGGATGAGTTGCATCAACCCAACCAAGGTGGGCGCGATCGCCGTCCGGCTACACCAGCTTCGACGAGTGCTTCTTTTAGCGGTGACTTGGCACAACAAGTGCAAAGCCTGCTGAATCAAGGGTACAAGATTAGTACCGAATATGCGAACGAACGCCGCTTCCGCACCAGTTCCTGGACGAGCGGAAAAGCAATCGAAGCTCGGTCAGCGTCGGACGCGATCGCAGCGTTAGAAGCGATCGTTGCCGAACACCCAGGGGAATACGTGCGCTTAATTGGCATCGACTCCAAAGCCAAACGGCGGGTGCTAGAGCAAATTATCCAACGTCCCGACGGGCAGGCACCCACACAAGCCAAAGCAACTAAAACTGCTAACACTAAATCTAATAACGGTAACACCCAACCAGCGGCTAACACAGCTAGCTTCCAGGGTGGGGACTTGGCACAACAAGTACAAAGCCTGCTGAATCAAGGGTACAAGATTAGTACCGAATATGCGAACGAACGCCGCTTCCGCACTAGTTCCTGGACGAGTGGGAAAGCAATCGAAGCTCGGTCAGCATCTGAGGCGATCGCAGCGTTAGAAGCGATCGTTGCCGAACACCCAGGGGAATACGTGCGCTTAATTGGCATCGACTCCAAAGCCAAACGGCGGGTGCTAGAGCAAATTATCCAACGTCCCGACGGCGCACCGGCTCCTAAGAGTGCTAACACTGCCCCAGCGAATCGTTCCACCAGCGCCCCGCAAATTGAAAACAGTTCTCTGTTAAATTCAGAAGCGGTTGAGGAGGTACGAAATATATTGGCTCAAGGCTACAAGATTGGCACGGAACACGCCGATGAGCGCCGCTTCCGCACCAGTTCTTGGCACACTTGCTCTCCGATTGAAACAAATCGGGAAGCAGAAGCGATCGCAGCCTTGGAAGCTTGCATGGCTAGCCATGCCGGAGAGTACGTGCGCTTCTTTGGAATTGACCCCAAAGCCAAGCGTCGCGTCAACAAACCGTTGCTGATTCAACAGCCAGCTAAGAGCGGTAGCCGCTAGAGCAAGGATGAAGAATGTAAGGATGAAG comes from the Coleofasciculus sp. FACHB-1120 genome and includes:
- a CDS encoding NAD(P)H-quinone oxidoreductase subunit F, which produces MTEFLTQTSWWVPFYGLLGAILTLPWSTGYIRRTGPRPAAYFNLLMTILAFVHGTIVFRNTWNQEPQKLVFHWLQVADLDLTFAVDISAVSVGAMELVTGLSLLAQLFALGYMEKDWALARFFALMGFFEGAMSGLAISDSLLLTYALLEVLTLSTYLLVGFWYAQPLVVTAARDAFLTKRVGDILLLMGVVALSTLAGTLDFPDLYEWTETATLSPLTSTLLGLALIAGPVGKCAQFPLHLWLDEAMEGPNPASILRNSVVVACGAYVLLKLQPILILSPVASATLVAIGTMTAIGASLVAIAQIDIKRALSHSTSAYLGLVFIAVGLQWTGFALMLLFAHAIAKALLFMSIGSVIITTNNQNLTEMGGLWSRMPATTTAFLVGSAGLVGLLPLGGFWALRLGIDDFLTNQPWLVAVVLLVNCLTAVNLTRVFRLVFLGEPQAKTRRAPEVPWTMAVPMVSLIIVTLLVPVMMQRLSLLPDWEYLNQQALLVLVISGLVGTGLGSVIYLPRTWSRSVRIPFRFLQDLFAYDFYIDRLYRVSVVFAVDRLSRLNAWIDRYVVDGFVNLVGVATIFSGQSLKYNATGQSQFYLLTILVGLSVLSILILWPILSVLSSELSLGNW
- a CDS encoding carbon dioxide-concentrating mechanism protein CcmK; its protein translation is MPIAVGMIETKGFPAIVEAADAMVKAARVTLVGYEKIGSARVTVIVRGDVSEVQASVSAGVDAAKRVNGGEVLSTHIIARPHENLEYVLPIRYTEVVEQFRT
- a CDS encoding BMC domain-containing protein, translated to MAIAVGMIETLGFPAVVEAADAMVKAARVTLVGYEKIGSGRVTVIVRGDVSEVQASVSAGVDSVKRVNGGQVLSTHIIARPHENLEYVLPIRYTEAVEQFRESVSGIRPFNRP
- a CDS encoding EutN/CcmL family microcompartment protein, with protein sequence MQIAKVRGTVVSTHKEPSLRGVKLLLLQFIDEEGQLLPQYEVAGDQVGAGIDEWVLVSRGSAARIVDGSEKRPLDAMVVAIIDTVSVNNRLLYSKKEQYR
- a CDS encoding ribulose bisphosphate carboxylase small subunit produces the protein MAARSFAAPPTPWSKSLAEPRIDASAYVHSFSNIIGDVRIGPQVLVAPGTSIRADEGAPFYIGEGTNIQDGVVVHGLEKGRVVGDDNQEYSVWVGKNASLTHLSLIHGPAYIGDNCFIGFRSTVFNARVGKGCIVMMHALIQDVEIPPGKYVPSGAVITNQQQADRLSDVQTQDTEFSRHVVGINEALRAGYLCAGDNACITPIRDELHQPNQGGRDRRPATPASTSASFSGDLAQQVQSLLNQGYKISTEYANERRFRTSSWTSGKAIEARSASDAIAALEAIVAEHPGEYVRLIGIDSKAKRRVLEQIIQRPDGQAPTQAKATKTANTKSNNGNTQPAANTASFQGGDLAQQVQSLLNQGYKISTEYANERRFRTSSWTSGKAIEARSASEAIAALEAIVAEHPGEYVRLIGIDSKAKRRVLEQIIQRPDGAPAPKSANTAPANRSTSAPQIENSSLLNSEAVEEVRNILAQGYKIGTEHADERRFRTSSWHTCSPIETNREAEAIAALEACMASHAGEYVRFFGIDPKAKRRVNKPLLIQQPAKSGSR